In Ammospiza caudacuta isolate bAmmCau1 chromosome Z, bAmmCau1.pri, whole genome shotgun sequence, the genomic stretch ACCTTGCCTTTCAACTTGGCCCTGACCCTCTACCTGGCTGCTTCAGGACCACACAACCTCTTCTTCCCCACGACTGTGATTCGTCCTGCAATGGCAACACCGAACATCACCTGGGCCGATGCTGAAATCACAATGGTAGGGTGTCTTAAGGGTCACAGTCCCCTTCATTTACAGTTAAAAACACTACAAAAATGTATTGTCTTCCTTTATAGATTCCTATGGATTGGGTTGGCTGGGACCTTAAACCTCATCCAGtccacccctgccatgtgcagggacaccttccaccgtcccaggctgctcccagccccatccagcctggcctggggcactgccagggatccaggggcagccacagctgctctgggcaccctgggccagggcctgcccaccctcccagccagcaattcctaattcccaatgtgccaaaatctgtgcctgccctctggcagtgggagccattgcctgggtgctgtccctgcctgccttgtccccaggggctgtgcagctctcctggagcccctggaggccctggcaggggctctgaggtgtccctggagcttctctggtgcagctgaacagccccagctgggccaggctggctccagagcagaggggctccagccctggcagcagctccgtggCCTCCTCTGCACTGGCTCAAATGGGTCCATCCCTTTTGTTATTGCATTATGGCCGGGCAGTACAAAATCTGATTTATAAGAGAACTATTATCCAAAATATAAGGGTTTACTCTAGGAATGTATATTTTTTGATAGCTTGAAAAGGAGAATCTTTTCACATGCAGTTGGATCCAATTGTATAGATTATAATCTTCAAATACCCTCCTGAATCTAATTACCCATTTCTATTTCTATGCATATACTGATCATCTCCTCATAGCTAAGGTTGTGCTGAGAATTCCATTTAACTCACTgggtaattttaatttttcagataCAGTCTGTTTATAAAATTGCATCTTTCTGATTAGACATGAGCAAGCAGATATTACTGTGTTGAAATGGTTAAAAATTTGGGTGCAGGTACACATtcacacatttttaatttatattcaAGTGGGACCTTTCCCAAGGAACATTTTATTCTCCTGGATTACACCATAAACAATACAGATACCAGAGTAACTATTTTCTCCTAAGGCTCAGCTGACTATTTTAAGGGGTTCCCAGGGAGTGATTAAGAAAAGTAAGTTAATTGACACTAAACAGAAACCCACAAGTGACATTTCACAAAGAACATTTACCATGGCACATAGTTTTATGGGGACTGTATACAAAAAGTGCCTCAAAACCATCTCTAAGCTGTGACCAAGCTGTCCCATGAGCCCAGCAACTCTTGCTCATATTCCTAGTGGATTCCCAACCATCCCCTAAGTTCACTCTCGTGGTCCCTATGGATATGCAAAAATCAGCACATGCAAAGAGGATGATAAAACCCTTTCACAAAATCTTTACCTTTCATCTTAGAGCAAAAGCCTggcagaggagctcagggcaagggAACAAGCCATGAGTCATTTTCATGGAAGGGGAAACCCTGTGGAAATGCCCTGCTGTCTCCTGAGACCTGTCCAAATATTCCAATTAAAAAGAAGGACTGCATCCAACAAATGCCAAACGTGAGCCTGGCCAAGAaaaataggttaaaaaaaaaaaaaaaaaaaaaggttacaAAGCTGATAACAAATTGTCTTGTCTGGTTTGTTAATTTCTACAGCTCCTGCAATCCATCCCAGTCGGCGTGGGCCAGGTTTATGGTTGTGACAACCCCTGGACTGGGGGAATTTTCCTGATTGGTTTATTTATCTCCTCTCCACTCATTTGTGTCCACACAGTGATCGGCTCAGCAGTGGGGATGCTGGCAGGTAATGGTTTGGCTTGTGCCACAGATTTATACAAAAGCATGCAGAGTAAAACAGGAACTACAATAACTGGAGCAATTAAAGTCACAAGTATTTCATCCAGTGGAGAATGGCTAATTGGAAACAAAATGTACTCAAACTTCTGCTTTAAGAATTCTTTTGATTCACTTCCCCATTCTCTTACCTTGTTTTATGAGGGTGGAAACCTTCAGAACAAAAAAGTGTCTGTTGTGCTGAGATTAATTTTTATCACAAAATGCTTAATTTTTGGGTGTATCCTGGTGGGTTTAGGGGCAGATCAATGAAAGTCATAGCCATCAGCCTGAACGGGCAGGCCTCAGGGATTCATGTCGGTTCACATGTAGGCTCATTCACTCATGTGTGTTCCGCTGAAATGAACTCACCAaagccagctcagcagcaccaggaaaaTTCTGCCACGATTCCCTTTTAGACCCTAGCAACACGACTACAAACAGCCCGATGCACAAATGCTGGCCAGAACCTTTGAAAATCTGGATTCATGCCACTTCTCCACTGCTTTCATCCCTCTGGCCAAGGAATGACACATTTCTCTGGCTTTATATTCCAGGGCTGAGCTTAGCAACGCCGTTCAGCCAAATCTACTCGGGGCTGTGGGGCTACAACAGCTCCCTGTCGTGCGCTGCCATCGGGGGCATGTTCCTGGCTCTCACCTGGCAGACACAcctcctggccatggcctgTGGTAGGTACCCAGCAGGTTTTCACCTCTCCTTGAAGTGAGACAGGGTGAGAAGAGACCTCTCTTTGCAGCAGAGGTGTGCTGGAGCCAGATGGGCACCCCAGGCAGGCAGATGGATGTAGGTGAGGCTGACGAGTGGTGGGGTTGGGTGTTGGAGCCACGGCTTTCACGCACTCTGTGCTTTCATTTTTGGCCAAGAGCTGTGTTTAAAGAAAGAGCTGTGGTCGGTGGGCACGTGTTAACTGAGGTCTTTGAAATCAAATCAGCTTTATTTTGAGTCATTAGTTGTGTTTGCCCGCTCGTTGCTGGATGAATCATGGGTGGGGGCTTTTTTCCAGCCACAGATACCGGCTCAAATTCCTTCTTTGAAGAGGGACATGCCTAATCTTTGAGAAGAGTGGGGCTCTGCTCTAGTTAGACAGTACACACTCCCCATTCTCTTGAAATGGATCAAAGGCATGAGCTGGGCAACACAGCAGGGTTGAAGAATTATTTATAAGGCAATTCCATATGAAATTTCAATatcagagggagctgggagtgaAACTATTGCTCATTCAGTGCTCATATAAGAGAGATTTAGCTCTGAATGTCATTGACCCACCTTCAAGCCCTGGAGGCAGGACAGATGAGAGTAGAAGGGTTATTTTCCTATTTAACCCCATCCATCAAGCTACATACTTTCCACGTCAGTGCATTTTTCAAAAGCCCATTATACCACTGCACATTTTTCATCAGtccagttttgtttgtttatttgtttgtttgttttgcccCTGCCATAAGCTCCAGGttggaggggacacagggaggggtTTAGCAGGGTTGTGCCCAGACAGGGTCATAATAATTGGTTGAGCTCCCCAAGGCAGAAGGAGAGATGTTTGTCATTGCTGTTGTACCCCATGAGCAGCTGAACTCACCAGGAACTGCCTTTCCTCTCCACAGCACTCTTCAGTGCCtacctgggagcagcagtgacCCACGTGTTGTCTGTGGTAAGTAGTGTGTCAGCTAAGGGCTGATTTCCCTGGCCTGTCAGACAAAACACCAAGATGTGGAGAAAAACTCAGCCAAAGGCAGAAATGGTCTGGGACAGGGGTTACTGTCTGCCTAGGGGGTTGGTGTGATTCCCACTGGAACAGGTGATTTGGAATTATCCCTTGCCACTTTCCATCCTTGGAGTTTGCATGAACTTCCATAGCTCAGCTCCAGACACTTgtgagatcacagaatcatggaatggtttgggttggaaggcaccttaaaaCTCATCaagttccaccccctgccatgggcagggacaccttccactgtcccagggcgCTCCAAGCCCCATCTACCCTTGAACctttccaggaatggggcagccacagcttctctgggcaccctgtgccagggcctgcccaccctcacagggaagaatttcttccccaTACCcaatctaaccctgccctctgtcagaggaaagccattcccccttatCCTGTCTAGGTCCTTCCCCAAAgtgcctctccagctctcctgacCTGCTTtaggcactgccaggctgctAGAATATCTCCCTTCTTTCAGATACGTACTTCATGCCTGAAGCAATTGGGAAAAGGGCCCTGCACATGTTAAAGAGACATTAAATTTGGGTTAACTTCTTTTTGCATTTGCCAAAAGTCAGTCAGTACCACAGCCCAGGGAAGAGCTGAATGTTTCTGGTATCTGCTCTCCTGTCTCTTTGTCACCCTCTCCTACATCATGTGCACCCAAGAAACTTACCCCATGGCAGATGAGGTAGCCCTTTCACCAGAGCTGGCAGATGTTTCAGGCTGATGCACAATGTCAAGACATCGTAAGGAAACCCAGCCCCCCTAAGGAAAGACTCAAAGCAAAACCGAGTCTAGACTTCCTCCAGAAACCTTGCTCCGAGGTGGCTGGCTGTGGGTGTTAGTCTAATAAAAGAAAGACACGCAGTAAATGggtggtttgttgtttttctttgcagtttGGGGTGCCATCTGGAACCTGGCCCTTTTGCTTGTCTGCCCTGACCTTCCTGCTAATGACCACGAACCACTCTGGGATCTGCAGGCTGCCACTCTCCAAAGTCACCTACCCAGAAGCCAACAGAGCTTATTACCTGATGATGAAGAAACATGAGAAGTCCTGCTGTGAGGCATAGACACCCAAGGTGAGAGAAACTCAGCTCATTTTAAGGCAAAAGCACGAGGGGTTTGCCCAACAGACTGTGATTTGTGTGCTAAAACGTCCAACACCACTTCTGCATGGAGAGACTTTTCCCACCACATCTGTTTGTTCTATTCAGGAGATCTCTATTAGGTAggactgggctgtgctggaggaacCATTTCCCAATATCAACCTGTTATGATTGTAAAGCACACACGTCTGAAAAGACACTTGAATTATAAGCAATGGGAAAATTACTTagaagctgaaaagaaaaatctctctgTGAAATTGAAGACGCCGAAATCAGACGAAAGAAATAAAGAGCATCTTTCAGCATATGAGGGGACTTCAAATTAATGGCTAAACATCTTATGACAGCAATAGGAGGCATCCTAGAGAGTTTCACTGTAGCAGAGAAATGGAATAAAGAGCACTCCTTGCCAAGTAGAAAATAGGCTGTGAAGAATTCTACCTGGAGGACCTCTTAAACCCCATGGAGGGCGATGCTTATTAGCAATCAACAAACATTAAATAGACatgatttctgtgatttttgtgttAATGTCATGATTTCTTCTAATACTTGAACTTGGTGATGGGTTAGCAAAGGAGGGGGCAGCAAGAAAGTCATTGCTGTCCCTTTCCTATGCAATAAAAGGGCTTTGTTCAGTCAGTGCACAAATAGAACTAATTTGAGCTGATCTTCTGAACTCCTCTCCCTACACAGTCCCACTCAGCCCAGGAATATCAAACAGCAAAATGTGGCActgtcccagcctgctgctgaagCTCAGGAGGCTCGtggggaccttgtggctctgcagagctccctgacaggaagggacagccagggacagcttcaaaggaacagggacaggaggagagggaatggcctcaaactgtgccaggggaggtttaaatTGGATTGGATTACAGGGGATAATATTGGATTGGATTATTGAGATAAAATGGACTCGATTATTGGGGATAATATCTTTGTAGAAATGGATAGA encodes the following:
- the SLC14A1 gene encoding urea transporter 1, which produces MENCVDVKIESKGERMPMKQNPLSTGGKSFCRAVGYLTGDMKDFGTWLKDKPLVIQLLDWVLRGISQVMFVNNPLTGLVILAGLLLQNPWWTLTGCVGTLVSTLTALILGQDRSAIAAGLYGYNGVLVGLLMAVFSADGDYNWWLLLPVALVSMTCPIFTSALSAVFSKWDLPVLTLPFNLALTLYLAASGPHNLFFPTTVIRPAMATPNITWADAEITMLLQSIPVGVGQVYGCDNPWTGGIFLIGLFISSPLICVHTVIGSAVGMLAGLSLATPFSQIYSGLWGYNSSLSCAAIGGMFLALTWQTHLLAMACALFSAYLGAAVTHVLSVFGVPSGTWPFCLSALTFLLMTTNHSGICRLPLSKVTYPEANRAYYLMMKKHEKSCCEA